The Coffea arabica cultivar ET-39 chromosome 2c, Coffea Arabica ET-39 HiFi, whole genome shotgun sequence genome includes the window TAATGTAATATACAGGTTTATTATTTTCTCaattccccttttagattgtaattagggctccaatgtaatagttagatcttatttgcttgcatgcttgtgtgcttaTATGTTTTTTTTCGCTTTTGTAGGGTTTTTGCATCTAAATATTgtacttatgtgttatgtggtTTACATGCTTTAGgtgtttatttactttattcAGGCTTCATTTATACTTTatatcttttatttatttatgtataaTGAGTGCATGACATCaacacactagtccaacgctagttgtggctttttCTCCCGATTTTTCACTAATACAACGCTAGCGAGAGTTTatagaaatgggctagtctaATGCTAGACCATTTAGACCGTCTTCGTGTTAGATTCATACATTGTGTGACATTTATTCCATCTCATGCTTCTTTTCCTACTTTTAGGTTATTTTCAATTGCATGATATTTTTCCTACTATATTTCCCTTACCCTATATATGTTTGAATTacatcatttagaattgcatctcattttagaaaattagaaataagCTAGTTCATTTATTTGATTAGGTTAGAAGAGTGATCCTTCGAATATGGGAAATGGGCAAGTATGACTTTTTTACCTTAATGTGCCATTACCCCTCAATAAAAAGAAAACTTGAGTCATGAATCTTAATCTCCAGTACCCGTCATGTTGCATCCCCTCGTCTAGTTCATACATATTATCTATATATAATAATTTCCTTTTTTGAGtctcatcttttgcatttttcgtgatcttttcaaaaaattatttttgagcatcacaattaatgtgattgataCCAATTAAATTTTAAAGAGACATTTCGATCCTGTCGATATCCTTTAActctagatttgcatccatattGAAGCATAAAAAATGTaataagttttataggttagattagaaaaatttttgattaaatctAGCAACTAAGTTttgttaggttgaaagggtgtttTAGATCAAATCTTGATATTTCATTtcttcaaacgtgactcccgaactcttttatcttattttcaAAGATCCGAAGTCGTCTAAAagagttttatttgtttttacttaaaatatattttggatgatttgtacacctaaactcaataccaaatagcgactcctatttttcttaaaaaatcctttttagactaaattttgggtcCAAACCGTTACACTTTATAtgtcccattttaggcccttttcctttattttctaaaatcaaaactcattttctaacattcttttttctttttattttcaaaaatggggcgcgacactacCTTACtctttcttccatttccttttttGCTAAATTCCTGCCACCCATTTCGCTCTGCCTAATATTCTTCCTTCAATTCAAGACCAAATTCTATCTATCATCCCTTGCCCATATTCATCCCCTTccttcccttcttcttcttcttcttctttttttatctcTATTCTCACCTCTTTTTTGCAAATATGACTAGATTCATCCTTTTATCCTTTTAATTCTAAGTGTAATGGGTTTGATTTTTCTGCGTCTATTTATTTTATCGAATGTTGGTTGATTATGGGTGACAAAACTTAGTGatgtcaaaagtcaagaatttgAGGGATGGATGGACTTTAAAAATGGAtggttgaaaaaaaataaaggagacTACAAAGAAAGGAAGACGAAAGAGCTGTGCTATTGATTGTTAATGAAATGTTAgttttttgtaaattttaagCTTGAGTTTTATCCAATTTAGCACGAAGTGACAGATTTAATTGACTGGTGTAGTAAATGAAGGGTTCGGGCTACTGAACATAAATTAGGTTTGTAGTGTTTTGAGTGCTAGAATTATTggaatttattttgatttaaattgGGGTGTTTTCCTGGCTTTTTGTGGTGGCCTTGCTTGGAAGAAGGCAATCATCatagttgaattttttttccaaaatttttatttttggcagaAAGAGTTTGTTGGCTTTGGTGTTGAAAGAAAAACAATCAACAaagctatttttatttttcgttTTTATCTTTTAGACAAAAAGGGTAGTTTAGAATATTCGAAGGAATTGGTAGCCTATTAGGCCTATTTTAAAGCATAAATAGTGAAAGAAAGAAATGTGAGTGTAATATTTAAAACCTAAAGGGAGTTTTCTGAAATTGTTAGAGACCTTAAGTGATAGGATGCATAATTGATATTAAATTTGTGTATATTTTTCCCTTAATTGTagccaaatattgtgttaattgataaattctacttatatttggtatttggtgaTAATTGTGGCGAGGCGGAGCGAAAAGTGATAAAAGGGGTGAAAATTGCTGTCAAGTCTAGAGATGTGGGATTTGCAGGTAAGAATTTTCTAATTCAAGTTGGAGTCCGAGCAAGGCATTGGCCATTAAGAGaacttttgcttttcctttagATGTTTGATTTAATTAGGAAACAATTAGTATTATCTCTTTAGCGTGTTTCCTTTTTCAATGGGAAGTTTGTTTTATTTTCCGAAGGCAAAAAAATAAGAGGTAGTACTAGTCTGACTATGAATATTTCCAAAAAACAATACTTTGGGGGTACACGAAGATTTTGGGGGTGACTAGTCTCGCATCAAACTCTTCgttcgttttcttttcttttgcttttgcccTCCTTACTATCGGATGCTAATGCAATTTACTTCAATGAATTCGTGCGGATTTTCCTGAATGATACGGAACTAGTTTTCTCTTTTATAGCCAGGGAATAACAAGGATTTGGTTCATTCGCCTATGtgagatttaattatttttattaattttttttattcgtTAGTATTCTTATGTGTTTTGGTTTAATTTCTCATGGTTGTTAATTGTTTGAATATTAAAGGCGCCTGATATTTAATTCAATCTAACGAACTATTACCAATTAAGACAGTAAAAtttgtaattgtttaattatcttAAATTAGTGGCAACTAATGTGATTGAtttcatgttagggaaacgtatgatctaatttaaataaaccctgaTAGTGTGTTTATTGATTAGAATAGGGCTTTTTTAGTTCTAATGCAATCAAGAGATTAAATTCTATGAACGTACTTAGGATTATAtcttggttagagaaatagttaacagACATGCCTTAACTATTGAGACGGTAAGAAAAAGTTGGTTGTCATCGAGTATTTGGcaattataacctatttattaacgAATAGATGAAATAATTATTGCATTGATGAGCAGTTGTATGAACCACTTTCGGAGTTATATCCTTGGCCAGAGCTTGTTTCTTCTTAATTTGAATTAAATTAGccttaatttaattatttttatttacgttgatcatttattttaattttaatttctcaaaactccCAATTCGCTTTTGCTTGGAAAGAGataaaaatttttcctaattccCGTGAAGGCGACCCTATTTACTATTATACtcatttatataattttataagaaAGAATTTATTGTTGAACAAGCTCGACAccgaggtttctgaaatttacCTCTTGTATCAATTTGAAAACCAAGGAAGCTAATAGTACGACGACAGGTAGCGTAGGGTATCTTAAGTATCTACTAATGTAAGAATTCGAAAGAGAACTCGTAGATAATTTTGTTTAGACGTTCCAGAGGATTGGAATGAGTTTCTTGAATGGAGGTAGAGATGGCAAATTGGCAGGACGGGCGAGGCTTAAATGGAACTGAAAAATACGAGTCTATGCCCAAGCAGCTCCATACAGGTCAGGGGACTAACAGGGGTTAGGTGAGAAAGTGACGGGTCTTTACTAAGTCTCCCATCGGCAGAGTAAAATTTATACGTATAGTTTTCTGTCAGAGAGTGACGGGTCTTTACTAAGTAAGCGAGCTAACTTGCGTTGGCGTCTGTCTTTCTGCAATTTCTTTGGAAGATATAATGAACCtgcaatgaaaaacttttattgattCATTTATTAGTTTCACCTGCCAATGAGATTTTCTTATCTTCCTTCCGTTCAACATTAATCCACACCTGCCAATGTGATGACTGATGAAGCTATTATCTCCATCCATCCTCAGGTTGATTTCCTTTCCCGTGAAGGTCATTCCgcctaaaacaaacaaaaaaaaaaaaaaaaaaaggcatttgTAATATGCCTCTGCACTTGGGCCACAGCCACCGCAAAGTACATTTGAAAGGTCGTTTTAAGGAGCTGGCCCCATGAAAGATACATTTTCTGCTAATCCAACTAACATCCACCTTGGACCCCTCTCGATGGTACCGCTCTTATCTGCCTTCTCCAGTTGAACTTGTATCAGAGTTGCGCATGTTGCCTTGTACATACATGATACATGACGTCGTCTATGTATATTTTGCTAATGCCGATAGCCAAAAATTGAATGCATGGAGTGTTGGACATTGCTACTTGATAAACTTCGCGGGATCATTTTGGGAGACTACAACATATGCATAAACCTACTCAACTTCGAAAGACTTGTCCACACCAAccaattttttttgggtgttgggggggggggggggggggcattTTAAGATATTTCGCAGTTTAAAGGTGGTACTGACACTCCcttttaaccctttttttttttagtaattgTTTTAAGAAACTGAAAGTGGGAAAGAGGATTTGAACTAAAATCTCTTAGTTATGAGATTTCaaccttaattttttttaccaGAATACCTTTCAACTTTTTTGATTATATAAGAACACGAAATTATATTTATGCTTTCATTATAATTATGATCACCGCTTCTTCTTCTCTTAAGTTGTAATTGCAAATTAGCAATGAAatgggcttttttttttgtatttttcaatTACATAAAAGAACAATCAAAGCACCATTAGCAAATATTTGAGTTGGACTTTTGACACTCAAATGTATTTAtgcatgctttttttttttcccgacaCGATAGATTATATCCTATACTTTTTCCTATTCTATATATATTAAGGGGAGAGGGATTTAAAAAGGTCAAAGAAAAATCCGATGAACCACTATCGATTTAAAAAGGTCAAAGAAAAACCCGATGAACCACTATCGGTTCAGACGGGTGCGCATCCACTAGCGAAATTTTCAGAATAGTCTAGCTATTAGAATGCAAGTCAAGAATTTTGATATCTTAATTTACACTCGAATAGAGTTTTAAAACTCTTTTGGCTCCAACTACTCTAAGAGTAGAGTCGTTGGTTGTATTTATGCATGCTCAGATACAAAAGATTTGAGCCTGACAATGAAGTAAGAGGAATGCTTTCCATTGTTTCTTCGGAAATTAATGTGGTACCTGTTGCCATAAATCGTTGTGCTCTAGAATAGAAGTTTTTCTATTTAGATGCCTGTATTCTTTATTCGAAATGATGGTGATATGTCTAGGCGGTGTTGTCAATGACATTGTGAATTGAAGCCGCACAATAAATTGATGTACGAAAGTATGAAGAAGAAGCAACAGTTTTTGATAACTCATAGACATAGACAGgagattatttgtccaaatatatttacttatatctccattataattttcaatatatctttttatctttttaattatctttttattttacatacatcacatcacaaaaaatactataataaaaatatctcaaataatttacaatccaaacacactttctgtaaaaaagaattttttttgggggtataTTCAGCATTCTTTCTCTTACTGATTATTAGGTTTGCACATTAACCTGTTTTAATAGTTACTATAATgttttttcttctgtttttctgTCACagcgaagagagagaaaattgctGATCAAGCTGCGGCACCTACTTCTAAAATCTAGAAGTCTGGTCCGGTGGTGGTTCTGTCCCCCCGTAAGTCCAGTTGGGTCTCCCTATAATTAGATTAGGATGGAATAAATATAAGAGTAGGGATgacgattgacaaaaaaaaaaaaaaaagaaaaagctgcGGCACCTATTCCTGAAATCTACAGTCTAATattgaacatttgaattttTGATAGGTGGAGAATAAAGTCGAAGGCTCCtgtaccaaaaaatagaaataaaaatcaaaactcAGTACTTGTCTGGTGATGCACTTTTACCCTATGCTCCACGAAAGTTGGATACTTTtccttgaaggaaaatttaaaaagaaaacatAGAGAGATATATAATTTACTGCTTTTTGGGGTCTAATATCAATAGTATAGTTTGGACTTTGCAGGAAGCATACAGCCAAAAAAAAGCTACCCAAGTAGGATagtacttttaaaaaaaaaatttttttttgagaaacttcAAATCTAGGATAAAGAAGAGAATTTGAAAGTCGAACCAGATATTTCATTATTTAACTAATGTTCTTATTAATTAATTTGAGTTTTGATAACGGAGTTAGTACGTTAAATACTCGAAAATCTCATCGATGTTTTGGACCTACATTAAGCAGCCCAAATCTTGGCACAGTCGAGGATCCTTTGAATATAATTTTTCAGTCTAAAAAattggatcatggtgcagaAGCAACCGGATGAAGTAATTAAGACGGGGATGTGATACAATTTCTTTTCGTCATTTTGCCCCTAAATATTCAATTGCAACGATCTCTTCCCCTGTGAGACTTAAATTTTCTCAATCAAGTACTATCAATAGGTAAGTACAAATTCCTCTTTTAATTGTTCACATGTCATGCGCACGCGGCTGGCAAGAAGAGAAAACAACCTCTAAACATTTTAAGCCTGTTTCCATTAATGACTTTTATCTACACAACTATCATATACATAAGAAGCCAAGAGCTAGTATTCGAAAATTTCGTGTTGAATGACACTCGCTTAGAGCCTTAATTATTTGGCAAGGTAGACTGTATTTTACACATTCACTGAAATTAGTTGACACCAAAATAAGCTAACAAAAGGAATTGAAGGGAATTTGTATGTAGGAATAGCAACGGAGCAGGGTTGGGGCGCCGGGACCCCTCTACCGTACCTGCCTTGCTACCGACTAATTCCCCCGCCCACTTCCTCTGCATACGggactaataaaaatttgtcatataattttttatagttaaattttaacaaataatcaagcattaaaaaatcaatatatcatcaaattattattcattgtaattttacaattgaattccataaaaacaatcaaacaaaaactaTTTGAATATAATCCAATacgatgaaataaatataattaaagtagtcaaatttttacttttgacacaaacacaatcactaatgcattattgtatttttttttttaaggagaaAAGTGTTATTGTGTTAAGTATAATTAcaaatttaatataaatgtattagtaaatttaatataattaattaatgatttctattagtagacatgtataattattaatataattaataatattaattatgttatatatactaatatacattatataatactgATTGGTGGCACCTGCCCCATCCCTCATCCCGCCACccgttaaaataaataaataaataaataaatataatatttaatttaattaattacaaacttataatGACATATCCTGCATAGCATAAATTCCTTGCAGTGAAGTGAAGTTGAGTACAACCCGAATATCAAGTCTCATCACAACTTAATCAACGAAGCAGAATAGTAACCAGAAATAGAACAATAGCCCAACATAAATTTTATAAAGATGATCATATGACTGATTCGAAAGACAGTGCTAGTTCATTTGGAGTCGGATTATGCCTTGGACGTCACCGCCAGTGGACGAAAACCATGGTGAATACTGGCTTGCCAGACCTTCTCGATGTTGAATATCATGTTTCCACACTCGTTCACATTCCAATTCTCCAAAACATGCAATATTCCAGCTACACGAGAAGCGCTCATCACCCTCCTGGGCAACCAATTCTGACAcaaaacaaaaccaagaaatggTGGAATCTTTTTATTATCAGTTGTATTTCGGTCAGAATGATGCAGAACATTTGTATTTTGGACAAAGAAATGGGCTTTCATGTAGTTATGAGCAAATACTGCGCACGACTAACCTCACAAGAGTCCAAATTCTCAAGATGCTTGGGAGCCAACATTGATGGTGTATGGTGGTAGAAACAGTCTTTGCGCATTTTCTTTGGAGGATAACGTGAAAAGGGAATAAAAGTAGTGCCTTTTGATGCCTTCATTTGGTCTTCTTCAGTCAATCCATCTCCCACTATCCAAACCTGAAAAAACAAGAAGCATATATGTTCAATTTCTGCTCCATTTTATGAACAAATATAACAGTGTTTTTCACCTATATTCTGGTGCATTAATTTGTAAAAGTTTTACGTATACAATTTGAATGCAAGATGGGAAACGGTAGAGAACCAGCTGAATCATTTTATGGCTGGGCAATCCCAACCTTAACAGGGTGTTTCATGCTCCTGTTTTCTCGTTTCATTCATTTCTATGATGAATACTTTTTGGGTTGGCGCGAAGCTAATATGGCCAGGACATGAAAGAGATTGATGCTTACTTTTGTAGCACAATGTTTTGACTGGACCAGATTACTTCTAGCCTCTGGATTAAGCCTTGCTTTAAGCTTCTTGTACTCGTGCTCGCGGATGGCGACTACCTGAAATTGTTGCAATTGATCATGGATTTAAGATTCGAATATGGAAAATTCAGTGTACACAGACCCCTTGGAGTAATTCCAGTTTCGAGCTAAAACACTTAAGCTGGAGTTCAAAACATTTGGTTCAGAGCAGGATGAGTAAAGATATTATGGATATCGATGCATTCTCGTTTTCAATAATACCTTAGTTCCTGCTTGgcataatgcaagggcaattgaATAAGCAACCTTGGATAGATTTCCTCCGAGGACAATTCCTGCTGCTCCTTTCGGAATGCTGTTTAGTACAATTGCAACTGCTAAACTACTTCCATCTACCAACTTCACTTTCAGAAGGGGGTGCCTTCTTATGTAAAGCTCTCCATTTCCATTCAGATCCTCCGCCTGGAACAGAGCAGAATCCGTTTAcctcaaaataaaattaatggCCGTGAAGAAAATGTAGCACTCAAATAGTAGAGCATATAAAAAATCGAAAACCGTGCCTGATTCTGTAGCCCAAGACTCAACACCTTAACCCCTTTATTCTCTGCTTCTGATATGGCTTCTTCGATAAGACCATTGATAGACTCTCTTTGCCATTGCGCAAAGTACTGCAGATTAAGTCGAAGTTAAATGCAAGAACCAACTACTTTAACATACAAGCAAACCTTTAGATAGAAGATGTCTTACTTGAATGCTAAATTTTGGTACAGTCCAGGTCTGCAATTTCAGATTTTTGAAGACATTCCTTTCAACAAGAATTGTTCGACCATGAATCCAAGTGAGCATGACGGACCAAAGTGTCAGTGGCCACATGAAATAGAAGTACCATTTGAAATCATGGGGTTGAGAGGCCAGGGATGCAAAGCCTAGCCTTAGATGATAGATGGATTCTGGTGTTGTTAAATGTGTTAAATGAACCACATCTGGAGAGTCCTCCTGTCTACTGAGTGAGCTCTCATATAAACTCTCTGTAGACTTGTCCATTGTATCATAGATGTAATCATATAGTGGCATGAAAAGTGAATAGTTGGTTCTAAATTGGGTATGGTGCAAGGAATGGAACCTGAAGCATCAAAGGAAATGTTAGTTGAATCCATCTAACACTTAATTCATCAAAATAGTATGAAATCACATAGCCCGTAGCAGTTAGCTCAAGCTAAAGCTTATTCACATAAGTAAAAGCTTCCCCAAACACAGTGATAAAATATTTCAACTTCAGTGGAGCATGATCTCAATTACTAGACGTTTATATTTTTTGCACAACCAAAGTCGTAAAGGTATCAATGGCAAGAAAGATGCAAATATCatgtttaaagtataagtttACCACCTAAACCGTTCCCTTTCTCtctttcacacacacacacacatagacacagacatataaatatatatatatctctttCTCTCTTCAGTTTTTCTGATGATGGTAGGAAAAAACAAAGTCCCATATTTGTTACCTACAAATTTGGCAGAATTgtaaatgtaaattaaaaagaGATCCAAGTGATGGACATGTTTCAGTGGCGAACAAAGGAAGCAATCTTTTGCTCTAGAGACAACTTCATAATGAATGGCGAGTTCTATCTTTTGCCAAGGAAATCGTGGTCCTTGCAGTCCAACACTAATGAACCATAAAGAAGATTACTGGTCTTTTGCTTGATGGTAGATGAACAATTAATTTGCCGCTTTATTCCCTGTTCTCTAACTTCAAAATATGGTTAGAGCATCACGGATGAAATTGAAAGCCCTCCACATGTGATCCACTGCACTTTAGGAATGTGGAGTATGAAAAAAAACCTACCGAGAAATGCTATGTAAAATTTTTCGACTACGAGCAGAGCCAGTGAAGACTTACGAGGGAGTGTACATGAGATACTTGAGAGGGGGAAAGATGGAGAAGAGCCAGTTTGGAATGAGCTCAAAATTGCAGTGCCCCATGTTGTTCATGAAATCAATATAACTGATGTATCCAATAAATGAAACAATACAGGCTGTCCCGGAGAAAAATGTTGTGGCCATTGGGATTGCGAAGAGCAAGAAATAGGCCACATGTTCTCCAAATGGATGAATTACAGCTGCAACACCATCATATTGTTAATTATCATTAAATTGTGACTAACAATAATTGCAAGTATAtgtaaaccttttttttttggggtggtgCTACTGAAATAGAAATCTTCATTTGTAACCTATTGACTAGCTAAGAGAGTCTTTCTCACTGTTACAATCAGGGCTCGAATCCTGACAATTAGGGTAGAAAAGGTACGGGAAGaagtgggatttttttttttttttttttaaagaaggtGAGGAGGGATGGTAggactacaaaaaaaaaaaaaaacttgtgctAAGAATAAGTAATCTCTTACATGTAATAGGCTCAGTGACTATTGAAGCATGGTGGTGTGAATGGTAACGAGAATAGAGGAAGTGGTGGTGCAATGCTCTATGCAGCCAGTAATAGAGGAACTCCACGGGACCAACATGTAACAGAATTGTGATGATCACCCCGTCTGTCCTCCAAATGGGCATGTCTGCAGTATTCTTTAGCGTGGCCACCATATAGAATACTATCCCATTAAAGATAATATTGTCGTCCCTGCATTTTTGCGTCCAAACAAACATCAATAGAGTGACCATCCATGTTGGAACTCTTCTTATTTCATTGTTAGAAAATTTTACGTATAAAGTTAAATTTTAATACATCctaatgtcaaaaaaaaaaaaaaaaggaaaattctaCACAAATTAAACTAGATCTTAGCTGTTTGGATCCTTcggtttttcaaaaactagttttttaaatactataaaaaaaatactctaaaaggtactctaaaaagtagtttaattttttttaatatttaaaaaatatcccaaaacatgttttaaaaactctactactcttaaatattttctaaaaatatactataaaaaCTCCActgcagtaaaatttttcaaaaacaccccaaaaaatagttaatccaaACATTTGTAAATTTAGAATCTACACGGTTAGTTTGGAACGTGAGTATGTGCACTTTTTAAAACTCGTGATCAGCTATGGATGAGAttgcaccaccaccaccacaagTGCTGCAGAATTGAAAGAAGTTAGCTATCGCACCAGTTTCTTTCCCTGTCAATCTGCTCAAATTCAATGCTCTTATCAACAATCCGGTTGGTGCCCTTGGCTGTTCGATGGCGAGAGAACGAAATCCAGATCTGATTATGGAGCATCCTTAACAGCAGAAATGGAAGAACGAGAAACATCGGAAGGTTTCTGTCACTTGCATCCTTTACCATGTAGGGATAGGT containing:
- the LOC113726930 gene encoding very-long-chain aldehyde decarbonylase CER1-like isoform X1; its protein translation is MASKPGILYDWPWTPLGNFKYVVLAPWVIHHTYPYMVKDASDRNLPMFLVLPFLLLRMLHNQIWISFSRHRTAKGTNRIVDKSIEFEQIDRERNWDDNIIFNGIVFYMVATLKNTADMPIWRTDGVIITILLHVGPVEFLYYWLHRALHHHFLYSRYHSHHHASIVTEPITSVIHPFGEHVAYFLLFAIPMATTFFSGTACIVSFIGYISYIDFMNNMGHCNFELIPNWLFSIFPPLKYLMYTPSFHSLHHTQFRTNYSLFMPLYDYIYDTMDKSTESLYESSLSRQEDSPDVVHLTHLTTPESIYHLRLGFASLASQPHDFKWYFYFMWPLTLWSVMLTWIHGRTILVERNVFKNLKLQTWTVPKFSIQYFAQWQRESINGLIEEAISEAENKGVKVLSLGLQNQAEDLNGNGELYIRRHPLLKVKLVDGSSLAVAIVLNSIPKGAAGIVLGGNLSKVAYSIALALCQAGTKVVAIREHEYKKLKARLNPEARSNLVQSKHCATKVWIVGDGLTEEDQMKASKGTTFIPFSRYPPKKMRKDCFYHHTPSMLAPKHLENLDSCENWLPRRVMSASRVAGILHVLENWNVNECGNMIFNIEKVWQASIHHGFRPLAVTSKA
- the LOC113726930 gene encoding very-long-chain aldehyde decarbonylase CER1-like isoform X2, with the protein product MVKDASDRNLPMFLVLPFLLLRMLHNQIWISFSRHRTAKGTNRIVDKSIEFEQIDRERNWDDNIIFNGIVFYMVATLKNTADMPIWRTDGVIITILLHVGPVEFLYYWLHRALHHHFLYSRYHSHHHASIVTEPITSVIHPFGEHVAYFLLFAIPMATTFFSGTACIVSFIGYISYIDFMNNMGHCNFELIPNWLFSIFPPLKYLMYTPSFHSLHHTQFRTNYSLFMPLYDYIYDTMDKSTESLYESSLSRQEDSPDVVHLTHLTTPESIYHLRLGFASLASQPHDFKWYFYFMWPLTLWSVMLTWIHGRTILVERNVFKNLKLQTWTVPKFSIQYFAQWQRESINGLIEEAISEAENKGVKVLSLGLQNQAEDLNGNGELYIRRHPLLKVKLVDGSSLAVAIVLNSIPKGAAGIVLGGNLSKVAYSIALALCQAGTKVVAIREHEYKKLKARLNPEARSNLVQSKHCATKVWIVGDGLTEEDQMKASKGTTFIPFSRYPPKKMRKDCFYHHTPSMLAPKHLENLDSCENWLPRRVMSASRVAGILHVLENWNVNECGNMIFNIEKVWQASIHHGFRPLAVTSKA